A genomic region of Phenylobacterium parvum contains the following coding sequences:
- a CDS encoding SDR family oxidoreductase, with protein MSRSARPSRRALLAAAPLAAAAAPALAAEVLPAGALKGRTVLITGASSGFGRLTALHLAGLGAHVIASMRNLQKGRRPEAASLKAEASGLPGRLDLVEIDVTRPDQVVSGVAAAERLAGGGLDVLVSNAGIGLSGPLELHDEAALEAEFQTNLLGGLRMARAVLPGMRARKAGLILPVSSQLGRIIMPNMGGYCSGKWGLEAAFEAMAYELAPLGVEVTIVQPGGYPTRIWETGSRAVEAMIARNEPERVQAYAQHIAMTRASMTAPRRSDPMDVARAIAGLIALPAGDRPLRQPVHPDTTVTTAVNKALSDVQDRVLSRGPYAAWRAAVSG; from the coding sequence ATGTCCCGATCCGCCCGCCCCAGCCGCCGCGCCCTGCTCGCCGCCGCGCCCCTGGCCGCCGCCGCTGCACCCGCCCTGGCGGCGGAGGTCCTGCCCGCGGGGGCGCTGAAGGGCCGAACGGTCCTGATCACCGGCGCCAGTTCGGGCTTTGGCCGCCTCACCGCCCTTCACCTCGCCGGTCTGGGCGCCCACGTCATCGCCTCGATGCGGAACCTCCAGAAGGGGCGCCGTCCCGAGGCGGCTTCGCTGAAAGCTGAGGCCAGCGGCCTGCCGGGTCGTCTCGACCTGGTGGAGATCGACGTCACCCGGCCGGACCAGGTGGTCTCCGGCGTCGCCGCGGCAGAGCGCCTCGCCGGCGGCGGCCTGGACGTCCTGGTCTCCAACGCCGGCATCGGACTCTCCGGTCCCCTGGAGCTGCATGACGAGGCGGCCCTCGAAGCCGAGTTCCAGACCAACCTCCTCGGCGGCCTGCGCATGGCCCGGGCCGTCCTGCCAGGCATGCGGGCCCGCAAGGCCGGCCTCATCCTGCCCGTCTCCTCCCAGCTTGGCCGGATCATCATGCCCAACATGGGCGGCTACTGCTCGGGCAAGTGGGGCCTGGAGGCCGCCTTCGAGGCCATGGCCTACGAGCTCGCCCCCCTCGGCGTCGAGGTCACCATCGTTCAACCCGGCGGCTACCCGACCCGGATCTGGGAGACCGGCTCCCGGGCGGTCGAGGCCATGATCGCCCGGAATGAACCCGAGCGCGTCCAGGCCTACGCCCAGCACATCGCCATGACCCGGGCCTCCATGACCGCCCCGCGCCGGTCGGATCCGATGGACGTGGCCCGCGCCATCGCCGGCCTCATCGCCCTGCCGGCCGGGGATCGCCCCCTGCGCCAACCGGTCCACCCGGACACCACCGTCACCACGGCCGTGAACAAGGCCCTGTCGGACGTCCAGGACCGGGTCCTCTCGCGGGGCCCCTACGCCGCCTGGCGAGCGGCGGTTTCTGGCTGA